One part of the Humulus lupulus chromosome 9, drHumLupu1.1, whole genome shotgun sequence genome encodes these proteins:
- the LOC133802585 gene encoding uncharacterized protein LOC133802585, with the protein MFWRMAGLSTASPVETILDKDSFTLDELLDEDEIIQECKALNGRLINFLRERAQVEQLIRYIVEEAPDDAERRRNIKFPFIACEIFTCEVDIILKTLVEDEELMDLLFSFLEPKHTHSPFLAGYFSKVVICLLLRKTAPFLSYIQAHREIMQKLVDLIGITSIMEVLIRLIGADEHMYANYTDAVQWIQDSNVLEMIVDKFSSSDSPEVHANAAETLCAITRFAPAGLSAKISSPSFVGRLFRHALEESRPKSVLINSLTICISLLDPKRLNMGAYHMFGRQMTLGSTVTANPDTVEGMLESLGDLLKLLDVSSSDNILLTTYGKLQPPVGKHRLKIVEFISVLLAVGSEAAEKELIRLGAVQRILDLFFEYPYNNFLHHHVENIIISCLESKNAPLVEHVLRDCNLIGKILEVEKNVTLTADSNKPTVPAEGRSPPRIGNIGHITRLSNKINQLGNSNSDVLAILQGNSEWSDHTNVLAKRNVLENVYQWACGRPTALQDRARDSDDDDYQDRDYDVAALANNLSQAFRYGMYSNDMDEGHGSLERGDDEDVYFDDESAEVVISSLRLGDDQDSGSLFTNSNWFAFEEDNSDPNERSTGPLASPSPNAEGTSALNGGENDVNVGEDITVEVKNVSEDVNASEEDELIDTATSSVEPEAKSEDTVLQESSTLREMESKETDKPPEWVEWRETSDSGDPSNILPNGELQLESSDAAKPLESPDAAKPLESSDAAKPSPSSPDKVADNEEAASGPSAALEDKTPSPVPAEPSKSDDETAVSDPATTGIAETTVEKDGSSSKATIEDKKEKEVEGN; encoded by the exons ATGTTTTGGCGTATGGCGGGCTTGTCCACTGCGTCTCCT GTGGAGACAATTTTGGACAAGGATAGTTTCACATTGGATGAACTTCTAGATGAAGACGAAATCATTCAAGAGTGCAAAGCTCTTAATGGACGACTGATTAACTT TTTGAGAGAAAGAGCCCAGGTTGAACAACTTATCAGATACATTGTTGAAGAAGCTCCTGATGATGCTGAGAGGAGACGGAATATTaa gTTTCCTTTCATTGCCTGTGAGATTTTTACTTGTGAAGTTGATATCATCCTCAAGACATTGGTAGAAGATGAAGAG TTGATGGATTTGTTATTTTCCTTTTTGGAACCAAAACATACTCACAGTCCGTTTCTGGCTGGGTACTTCAGCAAG GTTGTCATATGCTTGTTGTTGCGTAAGACAGCTCCCTTTTTGAGCTATATTCAA GCTCATCGAGAAATTATGCAGAAGCTTGTTGACCTGATTGGAATCACATCCATTATGGAG GTCTTAATACGGTTGATTGGGGCTGATGAACATATGTACGCAAATTATACAGACGCAGTGCAGTGGATACAAGACTCAAATGTGCTGGAGATGATTGTGGATAAGTTCAGCTCTTCA GATTCTCCAGAAGTGCATGCTAATGCAGCAGAAACACTTTGTGCGATTACGCGTTTTGCACCTGCTGGACTTTCTGCTAAAATTTCAAGCCCAAG CTTTGTTGGAAGATTGTTTCGTCATGCCTTGGAGGAATCACGCCCAAAATCTGTTTTAATTAACTCATTGACAATATGCATATCTTTGTTAGACCCTAAGAGATTAAACATGGGAGCATATCACATGTTTGGCCGTCAAATGACTCTTGGATCCACTGTAACTGCTAATCCAGATACAGTTGAGGGCatgctggagagcttag GTGATTTGCTCAAGCTTTTAGATGTTTCATCTTCTGACAACATCTTGTTAACTACATATGGCAAGTTACAGCCCCCTGTAGGAAAGCATCGTTTAAAG ATTGTAGAGTTTATTTCAGTGTTACTGGCAGTTGGCAGTGAAGCTGCTGAGAAGGAATTGATCCGTCTTGGAGCTGTACAACGAATTTTAGACTTGTTCTTTGA GTACCCGTATAATAACTTTCTGCATCACCACGTAGAGAACATTATAATTTCATGTTTGGAGAGCAAGAATGCTCCACTTGTAGAACATGTTCTCCGTGACTGTAATCTTATTGGGAAAATACTTGAAGTGGAAAAGAACGTCACATTGACAGCTGATTCAAACAAG CCAACAGTCCCTGCTGAGGGCAGATCGCCACCCAGAATAGGGAATATTGGACATATCACTCgtttatcaaacaaaattaatCAACTTGGGAATTCAAATAGTGACGTTCTGGCTATATTGCAG GGAAACAGTGAATGGTCTGATCATACAAATGTCTTAGCGAAGCGTAATGTTCTGGAGAATGTTTATCAGTGGGCTTGTGG GCGGCCAACCGCATTACAGGACCGGGCAAGGGACAGTGATGATGATGATTACCAAGATAGAGATTATGATGTTGCAGCCCTAGCAAACAACTTGAGCCAGGCTTTCCGCTACGGCATGTATAGCAATGATATGGATGAG GGCCATGGATCACTCGAACGCGGAGATGACGAG GATGTCTACTTTGATGACGAATCTGCTGAAGTTGTGATATCTTCTCTGCGGTTGGGAGATGACCAGGACAG TGGTTCTCTCTTTACAAATTCCAACTGGTTTGCTTTTGAAGAAGACAACAGTGATCCCAATGAGCGTTCAACCGGGCCACTTGCTTCCCCGTCACCTAATGCAGAAGGAACCAGTGCTCTCAATGGTGGTGAGAACGATGTTAATGTTGGGGAAGACATTACagttgaagtaaaaaatgtttcAGAAGACGTTAATGCTAGTGAGGAGGATGAATTGATCGACACTGCAACATCTTCGGTAGAACCGGAAGCAAAATCAGAAGATACTGTGTTGCAGGAATCTAGCACTTTAAGAGAAATGGAATCAAAAGAAACTGATAAACCCCCTGAGTGGGTTGAATGGAGGGAGACTTCGGACTCTGGTGACCCATCTAATATCCTACCAAATGGTGAGCTTCAGTTGGAATCTTCAGATGCTGCGAAACCTTTGGAATCCCCAGATGCTGCAAAACCTTTGGAATCTTCTGATGCTGCCAAACCTTCTCCCTCGTCTCCTGATAAAGTAGCAGACAATGAAGAAGCTGCCAGTGGACCTTCGGCAGCATTAGAGGACAAGACCCCAAGTCCAGTTCCTGCTGAGCCATCAAAATCAGATGATGAGACTGCAGTTTCAGACCCAGCCACTACCGGCATTGCTGAGACAACAGTTGAAAAAGATGGCAGCTCTTCGAAAGCTACCATTGAAGATAAAAAGGAAAAAGAAGTAGAAGGGAACTGA
- the LOC133802586 gene encoding U3 snoRNP-associated protein-like EMB2271, with protein MNNKRGSGPKGSKKGKASSLTDDAFFGNDPKRRRKKTKNEDFIESSDSEDFFSGSDEDGGANGNENEVEETVDETRKRLATELLEKMRKSAKEDDDDDEGGDSGKEIEEGERDSLVAQILQQKQLEESGRLRRSVASRLQKPEASDQFQVLVKHRQPVTAVVLSDDDLKGFSASKDGTILHWDVESGRGEKYRWPSDAVLKSHGAKDPQGRASKHSKLVFSLAVSSDGRYLASGGSDRHVHLWDTRTREHIQAFPGHRGPVSCLTFRQGTSELFSGSYDRTVKIWNAEDRAYISSLFGHQSEVLTIDCLRKERVLTVGRDRSMQLFKVPEESRLVFRAPASSLECCCFISNDEFLSGTDDGSVELWSLLRKKPAYIVKNAHALLASNKNLEQKECPRIPNGHIENGNHTSERFVSSSVYSWVSSVAVCRSSDLAASGAGNGSVRLWSIGSETKDIQPLYNLPVVGFVNSLAFAKSGEFLIAGVGQEPRLGRWGRIPTAHNGVAIHPLKLS; from the exons ATGAACAACAAGAGAGGCTCGGGCCCTAAGGGATCAAAGAAGGGCAAGGCTTCTTCGCTCACCGACGATGCATTCTTCGGCAATGATCCCAAGAGGCGGCGGAAGAAGACCAAGAATGAAGATTTTATTGAGAGCAGCGATTCCGAAGATTTTTTTTCCGGTTCCGACGAAGATGGTGGAGCCAACGGTAATGAGAATGAGGTGGAAGAGACTGTGGACGAGACTAGGAAGAGGTTGGCGACTGAGCTTTTGGAGAAAATGAGAAAATCGGCcaaggaagatgatgatgatgatgagggaGGAGATAGTGGTAAGGAAATTGAGGAAGGAGAGAGAGACTCTTTGGTTGCTCAGATTTTGCAGCAGAAGCAGCTCGAGGAAAGTGGCCGGCTTCGAAGATCAGTCGCTTCGAG GCTCCAAAAGCCAGAAGCTTCTGATCAGTTTCAAGTATTAGTGAAGCATCGGCAACCTGTTACAGCTGTGGTTCTATCAGACGATGACTTGAAGGGCTTTTCTGCTTCTAAAGACGGTACTATTTTGCATTGGGATGTAGAAAGTGGGAGAGGTGAAAAATATAGATGGCCTAGTGATGCAGTACTAAAGTCCCATGGGGCCAAGGATCCACAAGGCCGGGCTAGTAAGCACAGTAAACTTGTTTTTTCGTTGGCTGTTAGCTCAGATGGACGATATTTGGCAAGTGGAGGTTCTGACCGTCATGTTCATTTATGGGATACTCGTACAAGAGAACATAttcag GCATTTCCAGGGCACAGAGGACCTGTTTCATGCTTAACATTTAGGCAAGGGACTTCTGAACTTTTTTCTGGTTCATATGATCGAACTGTCAAGATATGGAATGCAGAGGACAGAGCCTACATAAGTTCTTTATTTGGTCATCAAAGTGAAGTGTTGACCATTGATTGCCTACGAAAAGAGCGGGTTTTGACGGTTGGACGTGATAGGAGTATGCAGTTGTTTAAG GTACCTGAAGAGTCACGATTAGTGTTCCGTGCCCCTGCTTCCTCTCTAGAATGTTGTTGCTTTATTAGTAATGATGAATTCTTATCTGGCACTGATGATGGAAGTGTTGAGCTGTGGAGCCTACTGCGAAAGAAGCCCGCTTACATTGTCAAGAATGCACACGCTTTGTTGGCTTCAAACAAGAACTTAGAACAGAAGGAATGCCCAAGAATTCCTAACGGCCACATAG AAAATGGTAACCACACCTCTGAAAGGTTTGTTTCTTCATCTGTATATTCCTGGGTCAGTTCAGTGGCCGTCTGTAGAAGTAGTGACCTTGCTGCATCAGGAGCTGGTAATGGTTCTGTTCGTTTGTGGAGTATTGGGAGTGAAACCAAAGACATTCAACCCTTATACAATCTACCTGTG GTTGGGTTTGTGAATTCCTTGGCTTTTGCAAAATCTGGAGAATTCCTTATTGCTGGAGTGGGGCAG GAACCTCGCTTGGGAAGGTGGGGACGCATCCCTACAGCTcacaatggagtagcaattcatCCACTCAAGCTTTCTTAA